A window of the Desulforapulum autotrophicum HRM2 genome harbors these coding sequences:
- a CDS encoding trans-sulfuration enzyme family protein codes for MSKKKHLYSEETHIVHGIEHSHTTTMDLVPPIHMTSTFRFEDSDHGAGVFDGSAGGYVYTRIGNPTVDLFQEKLALLEGGEAAVATASGMAAIAGTAMALAGPGDNFVACNAVYGGTFALFNNHLRTYHMEPRFIAPCNANTLGRVDALIDRQTRFLFMETPANPTLDVINIELWAYLADQHGIPLVVDNTFASPYLQKPLALGAEIVVHSATKYLGGHGDIIGGIVVGGKKWIQQIKADYMDHFGPSMSPFNAWLILRGLKTLAIRMDRHSTTALKVASWLEKHPRINRVYYPGLASHPEHLLAKKQMKQFSGILGFDLKGGLEAGKIVMDNVNLCTLAVSLGDCETLIQHPATMTHATYSNEELKAAGISPGLVRISIGLEHPDDIMNDLETAFSLIGP; via the coding sequence ATGTCAAAGAAAAAGCATCTATATTCAGAAGAGACCCACATTGTCCACGGCATTGAACATTCCCACACCACAACCATGGACCTGGTACCTCCCATCCACATGACATCCACCTTCAGGTTCGAGGATTCAGACCATGGGGCAGGGGTGTTTGACGGAAGTGCAGGGGGATACGTTTATACCCGGATAGGAAATCCAACCGTGGATCTTTTTCAGGAAAAACTGGCCCTTTTAGAGGGGGGTGAGGCCGCCGTTGCAACGGCGTCCGGCATGGCAGCCATTGCAGGGACCGCCATGGCCCTGGCAGGCCCGGGTGATAATTTTGTCGCCTGCAACGCTGTATATGGTGGCACCTTTGCCCTTTTCAACAATCATCTGCGGACCTATCACATGGAGCCACGGTTCATAGCCCCCTGTAACGCCAACACCCTGGGCCGGGTCGATGCTCTTATTGACAGGCAGACTCGTTTTTTGTTCATGGAGACGCCGGCCAATCCGACCCTTGACGTGATCAATATTGAGCTGTGGGCCTACCTTGCCGATCAGCACGGCATTCCCCTTGTGGTGGACAATACCTTTGCAAGCCCCTATCTTCAGAAGCCCCTTGCCCTGGGAGCCGAGATTGTGGTTCATTCGGCTACCAAATATCTTGGGGGCCACGGCGACATCATCGGTGGGATTGTTGTGGGGGGAAAAAAGTGGATCCAGCAGATTAAAGCAGACTACATGGACCATTTCGGGCCGAGCATGAGCCCGTTTAATGCCTGGCTGATTTTAAGGGGTTTGAAAACCCTTGCCATTCGAATGGACCGCCACAGCACCACCGCCTTAAAGGTGGCATCCTGGCTTGAAAAACATCCCCGGATTAACCGGGTGTACTATCCGGGGCTTGCCTCCCATCCCGAACATCTGCTTGCAAAAAAACAGATGAAACAGTTCAGCGGCATCCTGGGATTTGATCTAAAAGGGGGACTTGAGGCGGGAAAAATCGTTATGGACAATGTGAACCTGTGCACTCTTGCCGTGAGTCTCGGGGACTGTGAAACCCTGATTCAGCATCCGGCCACAATGACCCACGCCACTTATTCCAACGAAGAACTCAAGGCGGCCGGCATTAGCCCAGGCCTGGTTCGCATCAGCATCGGTCTTGAACACCCCGATGATATTATGAACGATCTTGAAACGGCATTTTCCCTGATAGGGCCATGA
- a CDS encoding PGPGW domain-containing protein, translating to MFMDQVVVAMAGHSVLFMVMSGVSLVTFFGSLVAVPWIIGKMPADYFIRSRPRHVSLLMLVVRNGLGFVFVAAGMVMLVTPGQGLLTILVGLLIMSFPGKRRLQRRLLMVKGLRKALDWVRRRQGRPPMMFDRPDKTDF from the coding sequence ATGTTCATGGACCAGGTGGTAGTGGCCATGGCCGGGCATTCGGTTTTGTTCATGGTCATGTCCGGCGTTTCCCTTGTGACCTTTTTCGGATCCCTTGTGGCGGTGCCATGGATTATCGGCAAAATGCCGGCCGATTATTTCATTCGGAGCAGACCGCGCCATGTCAGCCTGTTGATGCTGGTCGTAAGAAATGGCCTGGGGTTTGTTTTTGTGGCGGCTGGCATGGTCATGCTGGTCACCCCGGGACAGGGCCTGTTGACAATTCTTGTCGGGCTTCTTATCATGAGTTTTCCAGGAAAGAGACGCCTTCAACGTCGACTCTTAATGGTGAAAGGCTTGAGAAAGGCATTGGACTGGGTCAGGCGAAGACAGGGGCGCCCTCCCATGATGTTTGATCGTCCTGACAAAACTGATTTTTAG
- the tesB gene encoding acyl-CoA thioesterase II translates to MNECSQGNVLDELLTLLDLEPIEQNIFRGQSQDLGFGNVFGGQVLGQSLSAASKTVDPLFQAHSMHGYFMRPGDATKPIVYTVDCIRDGKSFTTRRVVAVQNGRAIFSMSASFHKEEAGFDHQETMPDIPGPDGIEPELEMAKRLAKTSPPRLFDRLLCEKPIEIRVVNPVNPFDPKIMPPEKFVWFRAISTMPEDIATHRYMLAYASDFHLVSTSLYPHGKSFWTTDMQVASLDHAIWFHRSFRMDDWLLYVMKSPSACKGRGMNIGKVFTRDGHLVATVAQEGLIRRIKP, encoded by the coding sequence ATGAATGAATGCTCCCAGGGAAACGTGCTCGACGAACTTCTGACTCTGCTTGATCTCGAACCCATTGAACAAAACATATTTCGTGGGCAGAGCCAGGATCTTGGATTTGGCAATGTCTTTGGGGGCCAGGTACTTGGCCAATCCCTTTCAGCGGCCTCAAAAACCGTTGATCCTCTTTTCCAGGCCCACAGCATGCATGGGTATTTCATGCGGCCCGGGGATGCCACAAAACCCATTGTTTATACGGTGGACTGCATCAGGGACGGAAAAAGCTTTACCACACGAAGGGTGGTGGCCGTTCAAAACGGGCGGGCCATTTTCTCCATGTCCGCCTCTTTTCACAAGGAAGAAGCAGGCTTTGACCACCAGGAGACCATGCCCGATATTCCAGGACCCGACGGAATAGAGCCTGAGCTTGAAATGGCCAAACGGCTGGCCAAAACATCGCCGCCCAGACTGTTTGACCGGTTGCTTTGTGAAAAACCCATAGAAATCAGGGTGGTCAATCCCGTGAACCCCTTTGATCCCAAGATCATGCCCCCGGAGAAATTTGTCTGGTTCAGGGCCATCTCAACCATGCCCGAAGACATTGCAACCCACCGGTACATGCTGGCCTATGCCTCGGATTTCCACCTGGTATCAACCTCACTCTACCCCCATGGAAAGTCATTCTGGACAACGGACATGCAGGTGGCAAGCCTTGATCACGCCATATGGTTCCACAGATCATTCAGGATGGACGACTGGCTCCTCTACGTGATGAAGAGCCCCAGTGCCTGCAAGGGGCGGGGAATGAACATCGGCAAGGTGTTCACCCGGGACGGACACCTTGTTGCCACGGTGGCCCAGGAAGGACTGATACGCCGGATTAAACCTTGA
- a CDS encoding fatty acid desaturase, producing MVVSEVIDSHGNKAPSGRVWPDWFPLLKAFRNCDKKKTVWQLISTIIPYFSLWYLMIQSIQQGYSYLLTLALGVVAAGFLVRIFILFHDCVHGSFFASKGANTFWGHFLGVLVFTAYEDWRYSHLRHHGTCANLDARGLGDIWTMTVREYESASTLVRLQYRIYRNPLVLMVAGSLLSFLVGNRFPTRGGGARALRSVILTDLLILAVGGGAWAVMGWKTYLMIQIPVLWIAGIGGIWLFYVQHQFKGNYWARKRDWTPLDAAMQGSSFYKLPAILNWLSGSIGYHHIHHLSPRIPNYNLKQCYGSVPALQAKEPITMMKSLACLRVKLWDEEGKDMVAFN from the coding sequence ATGGTTGTTTCTGAAGTTATTGACAGCCATGGGAATAAAGCACCATCCGGTCGAGTCTGGCCGGACTGGTTTCCACTTCTCAAGGCTTTTCGCAATTGCGACAAGAAAAAAACAGTATGGCAGTTAATCTCAACGATTATCCCCTATTTCTCGTTGTGGTATTTGATGATTCAATCCATTCAACAGGGGTATTCTTATCTGTTGACCCTGGCCCTGGGTGTTGTTGCTGCAGGGTTTCTGGTTCGGATTTTTATTTTGTTCCACGACTGTGTCCATGGATCTTTTTTTGCCTCAAAGGGGGCCAATACTTTTTGGGGGCATTTTCTGGGGGTCTTGGTGTTCACCGCCTATGAAGACTGGCGTTACAGCCATCTTCGTCACCATGGAACTTGTGCAAATCTGGATGCCCGGGGGCTTGGCGATATCTGGACCATGACCGTCAGGGAATATGAATCTGCATCCACCCTTGTTCGGCTCCAGTACAGGATTTACCGCAATCCCCTTGTGCTGATGGTGGCTGGTTCTCTGTTGAGTTTTCTTGTGGGCAACAGGTTTCCCACCCGGGGGGGAGGGGCCAGAGCGCTCAGGAGCGTTATTCTGACCGATCTTCTTATCCTTGCCGTGGGGGGTGGGGCCTGGGCGGTGATGGGCTGGAAAACCTATCTCATGATCCAGATCCCCGTGCTGTGGATTGCCGGAATAGGCGGTATCTGGCTGTTTTACGTCCAGCACCAGTTCAAGGGAAATTACTGGGCCCGGAAGCGAGATTGGACGCCTCTGGATGCGGCCATGCAGGGGAGTTCATTCTATAAATTACCGGCAATCTTGAACTGGTTGTCAGGCAGCATCGGGTATCACCATATTCATCACCTGAGTCCCAGAATTCCAAACTATAACCTGAAGCAATGCTATGGTTCTGTTCCTGCCCTGCAGGCTAAAGAGCCGATAACCATGATGAAAAGTCTTGCCTGCCTCCGGGTTAAACTCTGGGATGAGGAGGGCAAAGACATGGTTGCATTTAATTGA
- a CDS encoding methyl-accepting chemotaxis protein yields the protein MHRFNTIRAKQMAGFMVIAFITAFVSLVSYSGMKNLGDKFRVVIESSPLIASCLNMKLTVAQDTIVVMKMMAALDTDELDAMWKEHEANFARFDLYKNAILQGAELETGIIFPATDTGLRTIVTEAGVFHEQNFRSGFKVAYEQMLKQLSAEPYDYELLDTIDERIIAMGETLSGQLDQVITTARKVIYRAERGAEKERARAATLLLAATLGGIAVAFFLGLIISGKVSGPVKKAAQFTQTIAGGDLTNVLEIRQKDEIGDMAAAMNHMVAGLSGIFKDISTGVFTLNETVSNLSIISDRLKIGAEDLSKKSESVATGSRIMNEGISSISSCATQSSTNLSILTAAMAEMDATVNEIAKNTGKARTITRSAVEAAESASLKIHALGTEAEEIGQVTEVISEISGQTNLLALNATIEAARAGSAGKGFAVVATEIKALAGQTDAAARDIAEKITRIQQSTRGGVTEIGEISNVIREVDEIVSAISDAIEEQTVTSSQIAQNIAEAVQSVNDTNKTITESSRTSARMAVDVAGVNVNVQDVTNSSRQVSDNAMKLTDFAAGLTEMLSRFKV from the coding sequence ATGCACAGATTCAATACGATCAGGGCTAAACAGATGGCTGGATTCATGGTGATTGCATTTATTACGGCCTTTGTCAGCCTTGTCAGTTACAGCGGCATGAAAAACCTGGGAGACAAGTTCAGGGTTGTTATTGAATCCTCACCCCTCATAGCGTCCTGCCTGAATATGAAGCTTACCGTTGCCCAGGATACCATTGTTGTCATGAAAATGATGGCAGCCCTTGATACCGATGAGCTTGATGCCATGTGGAAGGAGCATGAGGCCAATTTCGCGCGGTTTGATCTTTATAAAAATGCCATTCTCCAGGGGGCTGAATTAGAAACAGGAATTATTTTTCCGGCAACAGATACGGGGTTGCGTACCATTGTGACTGAGGCAGGGGTGTTCCATGAACAAAATTTTCGTTCCGGATTTAAGGTGGCCTATGAACAGATGTTGAAGCAGTTATCGGCAGAACCCTATGATTATGAACTGCTCGATACCATTGACGAACGAATTATCGCCATGGGAGAGACACTTTCCGGGCAGTTGGATCAGGTTATCACCACGGCCCGGAAGGTGATTTATAGGGCTGAAAGGGGGGCTGAAAAGGAAAGGGCCAGGGCCGCGACGTTGTTGCTGGCTGCAACCCTTGGAGGAATAGCTGTTGCTTTTTTTCTTGGTCTCATTATTTCGGGAAAGGTTTCAGGTCCCGTGAAAAAAGCTGCTCAGTTTACTCAGACCATTGCCGGGGGTGATCTTACAAATGTTCTTGAAATCAGGCAGAAAGATGAGATCGGTGACATGGCTGCTGCCATGAACCATATGGTAGCTGGCCTTTCCGGTATTTTCAAGGATATTTCAACAGGGGTATTCACCCTGAATGAAACCGTTTCAAATCTCTCTATTATTTCCGATAGACTCAAGATTGGTGCGGAAGATCTATCCAAAAAATCCGAGTCCGTGGCAACTGGATCAAGAATCATGAACGAGGGTATTTCGTCCATTTCATCGTGTGCAACACAGTCTTCCACCAACCTTTCCATCCTTACTGCCGCCATGGCGGAGATGGACGCCACGGTCAATGAGATTGCAAAAAATACAGGGAAAGCAAGAACGATTACCCGGTCCGCCGTGGAAGCGGCTGAAAGTGCCTCTTTGAAGATTCATGCCCTTGGCACCGAGGCAGAGGAAATAGGGCAGGTGACCGAGGTGATTTCCGAGATTTCCGGTCAGACCAACCTTTTGGCCCTGAATGCCACCATTGAGGCGGCCCGTGCAGGGTCTGCCGGTAAGGGTTTTGCCGTGGTGGCAACCGAAATTAAGGCCCTGGCCGGGCAGACGGATGCGGCGGCCCGTGACATTGCGGAAAAAATCACCAGAATTCAACAATCAACAAGGGGAGGAGTCACGGAAATAGGAGAGATCTCCAATGTGATCAGGGAGGTGGATGAGATTGTATCGGCGATTTCCGATGCCATTGAGGAGCAGACCGTTACCTCAAGCCAGATTGCACAGAATATTGCCGAAGCTGTCCAGAGTGTCAATGACACCAACAAAACCATTACAGAGTCTTCCCGGACTTCTGCCCGGATGGCAGTGGATGTTGCCGGCGTAAACGTGAATGTTCAGGATGTCACAAACAGCAGTCGTCAGGTCAGTGACAATGCAATGAAACTCACCGATTTCGCAGCCGGTCTTACGGAGATGTTAAGCCGGTTCAAGGTTTAA
- a CDS encoding endonuclease/exonuclease/phosphatase family protein encodes MSKKYRFVLYNIRYGTGSGWRFHTPFPYRGYTRRTDRHFGSITDFIESLDPDIVGLIEVDGGSRRSRGVNQASQLAGVLGHSFLFESKYTRPLFSKHLPIVRWQGNAFLSKNGILSQKFLYFDQGVKRLVMEVELDTCVVFLVHLSIKYAHRQNQLRELQVLIHGQKKPVIVAGDFNSFLGQRELAPFLEATSLKSANTGRLRTFPSRVPRMELDFILHSPEIIIHDLDVPRVRLSDHLPLICDFSLKDQA; translated from the coding sequence ATGTCAAAAAAATATAGATTCGTACTGTACAATATCCGGTATGGCACAGGTTCAGGGTGGCGGTTTCACACGCCGTTTCCCTATAGGGGTTACACCCGCAGGACAGACCGTCATTTTGGTTCAATTACCGATTTCATTGAATCCCTTGATCCGGATATTGTGGGACTCATTGAGGTGGACGGCGGTTCCAGACGATCCCGGGGGGTTAACCAGGCGAGTCAGCTTGCCGGTGTCCTCGGCCACTCTTTTCTGTTTGAGAGCAAGTATACCCGACCCCTTTTTTCAAAACATCTGCCCATTGTAAGATGGCAGGGCAATGCCTTTCTTTCAAAGAACGGTATCCTGAGTCAAAAATTTCTGTATTTTGACCAGGGCGTGAAGCGTCTTGTCATGGAGGTGGAACTCGATACCTGTGTGGTGTTCCTGGTTCATCTTTCCATCAAATACGCCCACAGGCAGAATCAACTCAGGGAGCTCCAGGTGCTCATCCATGGCCAGAAAAAACCAGTGATTGTGGCCGGCGATTTTAACAGCTTCCTGGGGCAGAGGGAACTTGCCCCCTTTCTTGAGGCCACCAGCCTTAAAAGTGCCAATACCGGCAGGCTTAGAACCTTTCCCAGCAGGGTGCCGCGGATGGAGCTTGATTTCATCCTCCACAGCCCCGAAATCATCATCCATGACCTTGATGTGCCCAGGGTCAGGCTGTCGGATCATCTGCCGTTAATTTGTGATTTCTCCCTGAAAGATCAGGCATAG
- a CDS encoding methylenetetrahydrofolate reductase, whose product MEKRFMTAKDGFKITVEVVPPAGFDPEPLLEQLVSISGLGFDGFSVATNPVAKPCMCAMAMCSLIQGRTGKPSILHCTTRDHNRLSLQGQLWGAKALGIDTVLAATGDMVAKKERKITSTVSDLNVFQLAAMAVQSGMDTGVVFDSHPEINGFDLAVDRLRKKVDAGAGFVVTQPVYDRASAERIAVATQGLGIPVILGILPLRTLKHAVFLHDRVAGIAVPESVRSAMALAEDTVAEGASNASKMLTIARESFAGACVMPPFNHYEVLHSIIG is encoded by the coding sequence ATGGAAAAACGTTTCATGACAGCCAAAGATGGATTCAAGATAACAGTGGAGGTGGTTCCCCCGGCAGGTTTTGATCCAGAGCCCCTGCTGGAACAGCTTGTCTCCATTTCAGGCCTTGGATTTGACGGATTCAGCGTTGCCACCAATCCCGTTGCAAAGCCGTGCATGTGTGCCATGGCCATGTGTTCGCTCATCCAGGGACGCACGGGTAAACCCAGCATTCTCCACTGCACAACCCGGGATCATAACCGTCTCAGCCTCCAGGGCCAGCTGTGGGGGGCAAAGGCCCTTGGCATTGATACCGTACTGGCTGCCACCGGAGACATGGTAGCTAAAAAGGAGAGGAAGATAACCTCCACGGTTTCCGACCTTAACGTTTTTCAGCTGGCCGCCATGGCCGTTCAGTCCGGCATGGACACCGGGGTTGTATTTGACAGCCATCCTGAAATCAACGGGTTTGACCTGGCCGTTGACAGGCTCAGGAAAAAGGTTGACGCAGGCGCCGGGTTTGTGGTGACCCAGCCTGTGTATGACAGGGCTTCTGCCGAGCGCATTGCCGTTGCAACCCAAGGGCTGGGCATTCCGGTCATTCTGGGGATCCTTCCCCTGAGGACCTTGAAACATGCCGTTTTCCTCCATGATCGGGTGGCCGGAATTGCCGTGCCTGAATCGGTTCGTTCTGCCATGGCCTTGGCTGAAGATACCGTGGCTGAAGGGGCTTCCAATGCCTCAAAAATGCTCACCATTGCCAGGGAATCCTTTGCTGGCGCCTGTGTCATGCCGCCCTTTAACCATTATGAGGTGCTCCATTCGATCATCGGATAG
- the cls gene encoding cardiolipin synthase: protein MADWRAVLLVLLYVYIFITIFYLLLDNRETATTLSWLLVFLVFPFVGIVFYFLFGRGMRKKVRKTLLRQNLEGRLAGQGRAMVERQKWVMDVLLGRYVTPVEKKIIRLMYRNSDSILSSKNKVQVFFNGRDKFDQLLEDLEKAQRYIHMEYFIWKNDYLSQKVVQVLEERVAQGVEVRILYDVIGNYLNSRYRRKLRAMGIKIYPYFNFASPLRIHTLNYRNHRKIVVIDGTTGYLGGMNMGEEYIDGGRRFPHWRDTHLRIQGEAVAVLQEVFNVSWFNTTREELTMESDTAFDTMEGEPVHVQITTSGPDSAWESIQQLYFLLISSAEHSIYIHTPYFIPDASIVMALQTAALGGIDVRIILTGLLDKRLPYWAALTFIGDLLTAGVRFFYYTRGFMHAKTIVVDDKCCSVGTANMDIRSFQLNYEINALMYDEILAGKIVAMFHQDLEFCREFTRADYDKISRPSQLRNSLARLFAPLL, encoded by the coding sequence ATGGCCGACTGGAGAGCTGTGCTGCTCGTCCTGCTGTATGTGTATATTTTTATTACCATTTTTTATCTGCTGCTGGACAACAGGGAAACGGCAACCACCCTTTCCTGGCTTCTGGTGTTTCTGGTTTTTCCTTTTGTGGGTATTGTGTTTTACTTTCTGTTTGGTCGGGGGATGCGCAAAAAGGTTCGGAAAACCCTGTTGCGACAGAATCTTGAAGGTCGTCTTGCCGGGCAGGGACGGGCCATGGTCGAGCGGCAGAAATGGGTGATGGATGTGCTGTTGGGCCGGTATGTCACTCCTGTGGAAAAAAAAATAATCCGCCTGATGTATAGAAATTCCGATTCGATCCTCTCCTCGAAAAATAAGGTTCAGGTTTTTTTTAACGGCCGGGATAAATTCGATCAACTCCTGGAAGACCTGGAAAAGGCCCAAAGGTATATCCACATGGAATACTTTATCTGGAAAAACGATTATCTTTCCCAAAAGGTGGTCCAGGTACTCGAAGAACGGGTAGCCCAGGGGGTTGAGGTGCGTATCCTCTATGATGTTATCGGAAATTACCTTAACAGCAGGTACCGTCGGAAACTCAGGGCCATGGGAATAAAAATTTACCCCTATTTTAATTTTGCGTCCCCCTTGCGGATTCATACGTTGAATTACCGGAATCATCGAAAAATAGTGGTCATTGATGGGACCACCGGCTATCTTGGTGGGATGAACATGGGCGAAGAATATATTGACGGGGGCAGACGATTTCCCCACTGGCGGGACACCCACTTGAGGATACAGGGGGAGGCTGTGGCGGTCCTTCAGGAGGTATTCAACGTCAGCTGGTTTAACACGACCCGGGAAGAGCTCACCATGGAGAGCGATACCGCCTTTGACACCATGGAGGGAGAGCCGGTCCATGTTCAGATTACAACCTCAGGTCCGGATTCCGCATGGGAGTCGATCCAGCAGCTCTATTTTTTGCTCATCTCTTCAGCCGAGCATTCCATATACATCCATACGCCCTATTTTATTCCAGATGCCAGCATTGTCATGGCACTTCAAACAGCCGCCCTGGGCGGTATTGACGTGAGGATAATTTTGACGGGCCTGCTTGACAAACGACTTCCCTACTGGGCAGCCCTGACTTTTATCGGGGATCTTCTTACGGCCGGGGTTCGGTTTTTTTATTACACCCGGGGGTTCATGCACGCCAAAACCATTGTGGTGGATGACAAGTGCTGTTCAGTTGGAACGGCCAATATGGACATCCGCAGTTTTCAGCTCAACTATGAGATTAATGCGCTGATGTATGATGAAATATTGGCGGGCAAGATCGTTGCAATGTTCCACCAGGACCTTGAGTTCTGCCGGGAGTTCACCCGGGCAGATTACGACAAGATCAGCCGACCCAGCCAGTTGAGAAACTCCCTGGCACGTCTGTTTGCACCTCTTTTGTAA